The following coding sequences are from one Mycoplasma tullyi window:
- the nusA gene encoding transcription termination factor NusA has product MSVDNKSFLEAIQTVAEAKNISKKEISTILKDAIIRACAKEDPDQRIDLMIDFDLGLLKIFKLYKVVEDSVAEEEFDEINEIHLKDALATNPTISVGDDFLKSLSISDFSRVVATNISQYFRQKLSELVNKQAVSEWTPKLNKIVRGTVEKDDNNPNVLLVNLGGIYAYYYKRDWVPNEELQSDVEYDFVLTQIKEQSKSWPLVVSRSDALYVKHVLTENIPEIKEGIVEIKAIQRVAGQKTKVAVLSNNPDIDPVTLILGDGGIRIKSIAANLIEHSAGVKVSNEVIDVFHWNDDVFKLIANACYPVDIIGIDILEDSERDKSVDIIVEDQYLPFLIGRAGINVRLLSYMTGWSIDFKSQSAAIEDNINVVPLNYAPTDNAILVDQFKRNSRRTKIASRLPFKKFDSIQTPLISYSTAVEGDDDIKVDVQHIFEEAKEQRYEMIDITKYQAKPVVQDEEEVDQGFDEDQVEVSDVVDHEPVVQQEPEVVEQQPEVEQEQPKVSTKSSFDDISEQLANLDLSKSLLEDESDTDSVQKTAKLSKKEKKAQKEQEETIEFVDIDESAYDNVQNENMSITELIRDLDITQTPKKEVKKVVLVQDKKDKDKDKKKKKSQRQSLDSFENL; this is encoded by the coding sequence ATGAGTGTTGATAATAAAAGTTTTTTAGAAGCAATCCAGACGGTTGCTGAAGCAAAAAATATATCTAAAAAAGAGATCAGTACAATCTTAAAAGATGCGATTATTCGCGCTTGCGCTAAAGAAGATCCTGATCAAAGAATCGATCTGATGATCGACTTTGATCTGGGATTATTAAAGATCTTTAAATTATATAAAGTAGTTGAAGACAGTGTTGCTGAAGAAGAGTTTGATGAAATTAATGAGATTCATCTAAAAGATGCATTAGCAACTAACCCAACAATTAGTGTAGGTGATGATTTCTTGAAATCACTAAGTATTAGTGATTTCTCAAGAGTAGTTGCTACTAATATCTCACAATACTTCAGACAAAAGCTATCTGAACTAGTAAATAAACAAGCAGTATCTGAATGAACACCTAAACTTAATAAGATCGTTAGGGGTACTGTGGAAAAAGATGACAATAACCCTAACGTGTTATTAGTTAATTTAGGTGGAATCTACGCTTATTATTATAAGCGTGATTGAGTGCCTAATGAAGAGTTACAAAGTGATGTTGAATATGACTTTGTACTAACTCAGATTAAAGAACAATCTAAGAGTTGACCTTTAGTAGTATCTAGATCAGATGCTTTATATGTTAAACATGTGTTAACAGAAAACATCCCTGAGATTAAAGAAGGGATTGTTGAGATTAAAGCAATCCAAAGAGTGGCTGGTCAAAAAACTAAGGTAGCAGTGTTATCTAATAACCCTGATATTGACCCAGTTACTTTAATCTTAGGAGATGGCGGGATACGAATTAAGTCGATTGCAGCTAACTTAATTGAACACTCAGCTGGGGTTAAAGTAAGTAATGAAGTAATCGACGTGTTCCATTGAAATGATGATGTGTTCAAATTGATTGCGAATGCTTGCTATCCTGTTGATATCATCGGGATTGATATCTTAGAAGACTCAGAACGTGATAAGAGTGTTGATATTATTGTTGAAGATCAATACTTACCATTCTTAATTGGTAGAGCTGGTATTAATGTAAGATTACTATCTTACATGACCGGTTGATCAATTGATTTTAAATCTCAATCCGCTGCAATTGAAGATAATATCAACGTAGTTCCACTAAACTACGCACCAACTGATAATGCAATCTTAGTAGATCAGTTTAAGCGTAATAGTAGAAGAACTAAGATTGCTTCTAGATTACCATTCAAAAAATTTGATTCGATTCAAACTCCACTGATTTCTTATTCAACAGCTGTTGAAGGAGATGATGACATCAAGGTTGATGTTCAACACATCTTTGAAGAAGCTAAAGAACAACGCTATGAGATGATTGATATTACTAAATATCAAGCAAAACCAGTTGTTCAAGATGAAGAAGAAGTTGATCAAGGGTTTGATGAAGATCAAGTTGAAGTAAGTGATGTAGTTGATCACGAACCGGTTGTTCAACAAGAACCTGAAGTTGTAGAACAACAACCAGAAGTTGAACAAGAACAACCCAAAGTTAGTACTAAATCAAGTTTTGATGATATTTCAGAACAACTTGCTAATCTAGATCTATCTAAATCATTACTTGAAGATGAATCTGATACAGATTCAGTTCAAAAAACAGCTAAACTTTCTAAAAAAGAAAAGAAAGCTCAAAAAGAACAAGAAGAAACTATTGAGTTTGTTGATATCGACGAATCAGCATATGACAACGTGCAAAATGAAAACATGTCAATCACTGAGCTGATTCGTGATTTAGACATAACTCAAACCCCTAAAAAAGAGGTGAAGAAGGTTGTGCTTGTCCAAGACAAGAAGGACAAAGACAAAGATAAAAAGAAAAAGAAATCACAACGTCAAAGCTTGGACAGCTTTGAAAATCTATAA
- a CDS encoding YlxR family protein: protein MKKIIQRFDLITKKQLPVNQLYRIVFYQNQLLVDFDYKIKARGVYLNKNEQIIIDKKIKALIQKSFKTKILDEQFNHLSDALRKRGQDE from the coding sequence ATGAAAAAGATTATCCAACGCTTTGATCTAATTACTAAAAAACAATTACCAGTTAATCAACTATACCGAATTGTTTTTTATCAAAATCAACTACTAGTTGATTTTGACTATAAAATCAAAGCGCGAGGAGTATATCTTAATAAAAATGAGCAGATTATTATTGATAAGAAAATCAAAGCATTAATTCAAAAGAGTTTTAAAACTAAGATATTAGATGAACAATTTAATCATCTTAGTGATGCTTTAAGAAAACGAGGTCAGGATGAATAA
- the infB gene encoding translation initiation factor IF-2 → MNKKPTRNKKPVDQRSKINIKSYLKEVQVGVKDGVFIYTDPLSIDQFAKKINQPVAKIIKHFFSKGINTINLNTILSLEQIGELCLEFGLDFKIEKTVTNENLLDNIEFKDKKEDLVKRPAIVTVMGHVDHGKTSLLDAIRSTNVTSNEAGGITQHIGAYQVKKNNELITFIDTPGHEAFTEMRARGANLTDIVVLVVAGDDGIKPQTEEAIDHAKNANVPIIVFVNKMDKSGANYDRVIQQISKYNLSPEEYGGDTIFVQGSAIKNEGINELLDAILTLAEINEYKANPNADPYGIVVESKLEPGLGPQATVIVKRGTLRVGDYICIGAAYGKVRIMQDDKGNSITEATPSRPVKISGLDAIPQAGEKFLGLATEKQAKELSDSYKLKQQKQKHLSLQESHEKRTRINTDGIKCVDLIIKSDVQGSLEAIKYAISNINIEGVTTNIIRASTGVISETDIKLAQASNSTVISFNLGVSKQIRDLANSDNVEILSYDIIYKMVEDLEKIMKGELDPVYEESVIGQAVVRVLWKHSKIGTIAGSYVTSGKVVKNALCRVLRDDVIIYKSKIGSLKTKTTFVDKVEHNKECGIVVENYNDIKEDDIIEVYEVVKKKAY, encoded by the coding sequence ATGAATAAAAAACCAACAAGAAATAAGAAACCAGTTGATCAAAGATCAAAGATTAATATTAAATCATACTTAAAGGAAGTTCAGGTTGGTGTTAAGGATGGGGTTTTTATTTATACTGATCCATTAAGCATTGATCAATTTGCTAAAAAGATCAACCAACCAGTAGCCAAGATTATTAAACACTTCTTTAGCAAAGGGATTAATACGATTAATCTAAACACAATTCTGTCTTTAGAACAGATCGGAGAATTGTGTTTAGAGTTTGGGCTAGACTTCAAGATTGAAAAAACCGTAACTAATGAAAACTTACTAGATAATATTGAGTTTAAAGATAAGAAGGAAGATCTAGTAAAAAGACCAGCGATTGTTACAGTTATGGGTCATGTTGATCACGGTAAGACCTCGTTACTAGACGCAATACGATCAACAAACGTGACTTCAAACGAAGCTGGGGGAATTACCCAACACATCGGGGCGTACCAAGTTAAGAAAAACAATGAACTAATTACGTTCATTGATACCCCTGGACATGAAGCTTTTACAGAGATGAGAGCTAGAGGGGCTAATTTAACTGATATTGTTGTTTTAGTAGTAGCTGGTGATGATGGAATCAAACCTCAAACTGAAGAAGCAATCGATCACGCTAAGAATGCTAATGTACCAATTATTGTCTTCGTTAATAAGATGGATAAATCTGGTGCTAATTATGATCGGGTGATTCAACAGATCTCTAAATATAATCTATCCCCAGAAGAATATGGTGGGGATACGATCTTTGTCCAAGGATCTGCGATTAAAAATGAAGGGATTAATGAACTATTAGATGCAATTTTAACGTTAGCTGAGATTAATGAATACAAAGCTAATCCTAATGCAGATCCTTATGGGATCGTTGTTGAATCAAAACTTGAACCTGGTTTGGGACCTCAAGCTACCGTAATCGTTAAAAGAGGAACCCTAAGAGTTGGAGACTACATCTGTATTGGAGCAGCTTATGGAAAAGTAAGAATCATGCAAGATGATAAGGGAAATAGTATTACTGAAGCAACACCTTCTAGACCCGTCAAGATCTCAGGACTTGATGCAATCCCTCAAGCTGGTGAGAAGTTCTTGGGGTTAGCCACTGAAAAACAAGCTAAAGAATTATCAGATTCTTATAAACTTAAACAACAAAAACAAAAACACTTAAGTTTACAAGAAAGCCACGAAAAAAGAACACGTATCAACACTGATGGAATCAAGTGTGTTGATCTGATTATTAAATCAGATGTTCAGGGAAGTCTTGAAGCTATTAAATACGCGATCTCTAATATTAATATTGAGGGTGTAACCACCAATATTATTAGAGCTTCAACTGGGGTGATATCAGAAACTGATATCAAACTAGCTCAAGCTTCTAACTCAACCGTAATTTCATTTAATCTAGGTGTTAGTAAGCAGATTAGAGATCTTGCTAACTCAGATAATGTTGAGATCTTATCTTATGACATAATCTATAAGATGGTTGAAGATCTTGAAAAGATCATGAAGGGTGAACTAGATCCTGTTTATGAAGAATCTGTAATCGGTCAAGCTGTTGTTAGAGTGTTATGAAAACACTCTAAGATTGGTACGATTGCTGGTAGTTATGTAACCTCAGGTAAGGTTGTTAAAAACGCCTTATGTCGTGTTTTAAGAGATGATGTAATCATCTACAAATCTAAGATTGGTTCACTTAAAACCAAAACTACCTTTGTTGATAAAGTAGAACACAACAAAGAGTGTGGGATTGTAGTAGAGAATTACAATGATATCAAAGAAGATGATATCATTGAAGTTTATGAAGTTGTTAAAAAGAAAGCCTATTAA
- the rbfA gene encoding 30S ribosome-binding factor RbfA yields the protein MSKIKTLRLEATIHKLLSQAISKEISNSLIKTSVITGIKLSDDKSVAKIYIDCLIPNNIAKTLQAYKDAVGVFRHVLSKHLTIRRIPQLVFYYDDSISKGAKIDQILAEIKQEKENE from the coding sequence ATGAGTAAGATAAAAACATTAAGACTAGAAGCAACCATTCATAAACTGCTTAGTCAAGCAATTAGTAAAGAGATTAGCAATAGTTTAATTAAAACTAGTGTTATTACGGGAATTAAACTATCAGATGATAAGAGCGTTGCTAAAATCTATATCGATTGTTTAATTCCCAATAATATCGCTAAAACTCTACAAGCATATAAAGATGCAGTTGGAGTATTTAGACATGTTTTAAGTAAACATCTAACAATTAGACGAATTCCTCAATTAGTCTTTTATTATGATGATAGTATCTCTAAAGGAGCTAAGATCGATCAGATCTTAGCAGAGATTAAACAAGAAAAAGAAAACGAGTAA
- a CDS encoding putative sodium/potassium/calcium exchanger yields MRRKNMIKFLSLLGVGSFVGLVAASCNYPTNNQPGTNVNQSGTNSNPVTSVSNNQDEENNQTSSTDMSNSNSSSTDTMTSKTDGSQTSDESSKSENKDTDPTSENSGGDSKSVTKRSTDSEEQPESKVGPTQEDPSGEMPQVKTQGDQEETKESPDGEEKQADAVTKESVKAPEGSEGQNDKGTPEASPEQNSDNNQQSDDPMTDDESKDGVQNPPKEGTPTEEEKNKIEEKDKPETAEQKLPEKQAESHKPADEQSDEEDKEGVDNQGHQQDSGTPKKEEADAEESVVEDGAGGEGTAEKQAELKESDGEQEAKEHEESTEEVTMDGQAEGAGQNGEGDQEKVAEETSPTSAQQASPETHDGEVSEEK; encoded by the coding sequence ATGAGAAGAAAAAATATGATTAAGTTCCTCAGTTTGTTAGGTGTTGGATCATTTGTTGGATTAGTAGCTGCAAGCTGTAATTATCCAACAAATAACCAACCTGGTACAAATGTTAATCAAAGTGGAACTAATAGTAATCCTGTAACATCAGTTAGTAATAACCAAGACGAAGAAAATAATCAAACATCTTCCACTGACATGAGCAATTCTAATAGTTCTAGTACTGATACTATGACTAGTAAAACAGACGGTTCCCAAACTTCGGATGAATCTAGTAAATCAGAAAATAAAGATACTGATCCAACATCTGAAAATTCGGGGGGGGATTCTAAATCTGTAACTAAGAGATCGACAGATTCTGAAGAACAACCTGAATCAAAAGTAGGTCCAACCCAAGAAGATCCATCAGGTGAAATGCCTCAAGTTAAAACGCAAGGCGATCAAGAAGAAACAAAAGAGTCTCCTGATGGCGAAGAAAAACAAGCGGACGCAGTAACTAAAGAATCTGTCAAAGCTCCTGAAGGTTCAGAAGGACAAAACGACAAAGGTACACCTGAAGCATCTCCAGAACAGAATTCAGATAATAATCAACAATCAGATGATCCTATGACTGATGACGAATCAAAAGATGGTGTACAAAACCCTCCTAAAGAAGGAACGCCAACAGAAGAAGAAAAAAATAAGATAGAAGAAAAAGATAAACCAGAAACAGCTGAACAAAAATTACCAGAAAAACAAGCTGAGTCTCATAAACCAGCAGACGAACAGTCTGATGAAGAAGATAAAGAGGGTGTAGACAATCAAGGTCATCAACAAGATTCGGGAACCCCTAAAAAAGAAGAAGCTGATGCAGAGGAATCAGTAGTAGAAGATGGGGCAGGGGGAGAAGGAACTGCTGAAAAACAAGCTGAATTAAAAGAGTCTGATGGTGAACAAGAAGCTAAAGAACACGAAGAATCTACAGAAGAAGTAACGATGGATGGACAAGCTGAAGGGGCAGGTCAAAATGGTGAAGGAGATCAAGAAAAAGTAGCAGAAGAAACTTCACCTACATCTGCACAACAAGCATCTCCAGAAACTCATGACGGCGAAGTTTCTGAAGAAAAGTAA
- a CDS encoding putative sodium/potassium/calcium exchanger: protein MRRKNMIKILSLLGVGSFVGLVSASCNYPSTKQSATTVNQNGTSSGSATTTSNNEGGDNNQTASTSSTDMTNSSGSSNDTMTSKTDSSQNSDESDKSMGQDANPTPESSGGGSKTESKESDDSEAKSKSAENPTLEGSSKESSDEREQADQPPVEGSSDNEHDEDAKVTEKSPKVDENQEKQADTGESKEELPNHQQADDPKTTEETEADAEKVNEKEMESQSSVDGTNEKEAGKLQADSEVHSSEDGESGARQEESEQEKASKEESGSEHVVNDSPGEQDHEDDVDTEESDMKENGGAESGRDSGKETEMQNESSENASVKQNGESEEREEGAEPEPAVAAQHSPSQEDEGAE, encoded by the coding sequence ATGAGAAGAAAAAATATGATTAAGATCCTCAGCTTGTTAGGAGTTGGATCATTTGTTGGGTTAGTTTCTGCAAGCTGTAACTATCCGTCTACTAAACAATCTGCTACAACTGTAAACCAGAATGGAACTAGTAGCGGATCTGCAACAACAACTAGTAATAACGAAGGTGGAGATAACAACCAAACAGCTAGTACATCTTCCACTGACATGACAAATTCTTCTGGTTCTAGTAATGATACTATGACTAGTAAAACAGATAGTTCCCAAAATTCAGATGAATCTGATAAATCAATGGGTCAAGATGCAAATCCGACACCTGAAAGTTCTGGGGGGGGTTCTAAAACTGAAAGTAAGGAATCAGATGATTCTGAAGCAAAATCAAAATCAGCAGAAAATCCAACTTTAGAAGGTTCATCAAAGGAATCGTCTGATGAAAGAGAACAAGCTGATCAACCTCCAGTAGAAGGTTCTTCTGATAACGAACATGATGAAGATGCTAAAGTAACTGAAAAATCACCTAAGGTTGATGAAAATCAAGAAAAACAAGCAGACACAGGCGAGTCTAAAGAAGAGTTGCCAAATCATCAGCAAGCCGATGATCCTAAGACTACAGAAGAAACAGAAGCTGATGCAGAGAAAGTAAACGAAAAAGAAATGGAATCACAATCTTCAGTTGACGGTACAAACGAAAAAGAGGCTGGCAAACTTCAAGCTGATTCAGAAGTACATTCAAGTGAAGATGGTGAATCTGGTGCACGACAAGAAGAATCGGAGCAAGAAAAAGCTTCTAAAGAAGAATCTGGATCAGAACATGTTGTTAATGACTCTCCAGGCGAACAAGATCATGAAGATGATGTCGATACAGAAGAATCTGATATGAAAGAGAATGGGGGAGCAGAATCAGGTAGAGATTCTGGAAAAGAAACAGAAATGCAAAATGAATCTTCAGAGAATGCATCTGTGAAGCAAAATGGAGAATCAGAAGAACGAGAAGAGGGAGCTGAACCCGAACCTGCAGTGGCTGCACAACATTCACCATCACAAGAAGATGAAGGTGCTGAATAA
- a CDS encoding MPN157 family protein codes for MQKRNIFKSYKLDLNNDQLMRKKWYMITGITVFLIIFFAVILGIMQRFVNLSGIQYPAVNNARSLNQAMRIMAIVYFAIFFTPYLYFIAAFFSGINQIYRSFTLHMIIWLTILVGVLLMLVTCVLLITGYSNLDSYNLIRSFQ; via the coding sequence ATGCAAAAAAGAAATATCTTTAAAAGTTATAAACTTGATCTTAATAACGATCAATTAATGCGAAAAAAATGATACATGATTACTGGTATAACAGTATTTTTAATCATTTTTTTCGCTGTAATTCTTGGTATTATGCAAAGATTTGTTAATTTATCAGGAATCCAGTATCCAGCTGTTAATAACGCTAGATCATTAAACCAAGCTATGCGGATTATGGCAATTGTATACTTTGCGATCTTCTTTACACCATACTTATATTTTATAGCAGCATTCTTCTCAGGGATTAACCAGATCTATCGATCTTTCACTCTACACATGATTATCTGATTAACAATACTTGTTGGAGTATTGTTAATGCTAGTAACATGTGTATTGTTAATCACTGGTTATTCAAATCTAGATAGTTACAATCTTATTAGAAGTTTTCAATAA
- the truB gene encoding tRNA pseudouridine(55) synthase TruB yields the protein MDFNNKIVIIDKPKNISSAFCLNLFKKRFNIKKAGHNGTLDPLASGVLVVATNKKTKELSKLNQDDKQYLVKLKFNTHTDSYDRFGKVIRTTNYVPSIKQLNDYLTKLDNHSFYQTPPRFSALKVNGVRAYQLARKEIDFQLDKRLTTIYRAKLISYYDDYAEILLDVKKGFYVRSFVVDLATQFNTTAMMVELVRTKSGQYSLKDVIDYSFNK from the coding sequence ATGGATTTTAATAATAAGATCGTTATTATTGATAAACCTAAAAATATCTCTAGCGCTTTTTGCTTAAATTTATTCAAAAAGCGCTTTAATATTAAAAAAGCTGGACATAATGGTACGCTAGATCCATTAGCATCTGGGGTTTTAGTAGTTGCTACTAATAAGAAAACCAAGGAGTTAAGTAAACTAAACCAAGACGATAAACAATATCTTGTTAAACTGAAGTTTAACACTCATACTGATAGTTATGATCGTTTTGGTAAAGTAATTAGAACAACTAATTATGTCCCGAGCATTAAACAACTTAATGATTATCTAACGAAATTAGATAATCATAGTTTTTATCAAACTCCTCCTAGGTTTTCAGCACTAAAGGTTAATGGTGTAAGAGCTTATCAGTTAGCTAGAAAAGAAATAGATTTCCAACTAGATAAGCGTCTTACAACTATATATAGAGCTAAACTGATCTCATACTATGATGATTATGCTGAAATCTTATTAGATGTTAAAAAGGGTTTTTATGTGCGTTCTTTTGTTGTTGATTTAGCAACCCAATTCAACACTACAGCAATGATGGTTGAATTGGTAAGAACGAAATCTGGTCAATATAGTTTAAAAGATGTTATCGATTATTCATTTAACAAGTAA
- the mnmA gene encoding tRNA 2-thiouridine(34) synthase MnmA has protein sequence MLSIIHLTSNTIKEVKKDLDLVIGFFDGIHKGHARLFQQSNRFNLLTFDHIPKKQSLLYPKADELEQLSALDNLEQLLVYDLLDNNLSAQDFIDNYINLIKPKRIIVGSDFKFGKDQVDYSLFSKNGYEVVVVQRDHCSTSEIKKLIINCDFEQANQLLVTPFYLKGTVIKNAQRGRTIGFATANIILDNQLIDLTEGSYVCKVIVDNKPYQGICFVGKPKTFDETKRQCEAHIFDFDQDIYGKQIKVELLQFIRTARKFNSLDELKEAIESDKKTALSFFQKQPKSKVVVALSGGVDSAVCAYLLQQQGYEVVAAFMQNWDKDLNFEILSNHADDEIQGCDAKQDYEDAQKLCEQLNIKLYHFNFVEQYWNDVFLKVLEDYKKGLTPNPDVLCNQFGKFGWFIKALKQQFGNDIKIAFGHYAKLVNQNDESFLIHTKDHNKDQTYFLTMLNKNQLKNIIFPLSELDKPTVREIAKKANLYVANKKDSTGICFIGERNFKQFLSNYLPINKGPIILVDENKKIGEHDGLYFYTIGQSKRLHVGGTKEKIFVCNKNYDNNILYVCYESTKDSYLSSLSCELDNFNWLMNDKHSLLNKKVWIRFRHRQKLQECEIVSYHDNKVIVKYTKQIGVTPGQYGVIYDQDLWVVGGGKITKIIE, from the coding sequence ATGTTATCGATTATTCATTTAACAAGTAATACCATCAAAGAAGTCAAGAAAGATCTTGATTTAGTTATTGGCTTCTTTGATGGTATTCATAAAGGTCACGCTAGATTGTTTCAACAATCTAATCGATTTAATCTTTTAACTTTTGATCATATTCCCAAAAAGCAAAGTTTGCTTTATCCTAAAGCTGATGAATTAGAACAATTATCAGCTTTAGATAATCTTGAGCAATTATTAGTTTATGATCTGTTAGATAATAATCTGTCTGCTCAAGACTTTATTGATAACTACATTAACTTAATCAAACCTAAAAGAATAATAGTTGGATCTGATTTTAAGTTTGGTAAAGATCAAGTAGATTATTCTTTGTTTAGTAAGAATGGTTATGAAGTTGTTGTAGTACAAAGAGATCATTGTTCTACAAGTGAGATTAAGAAATTAATTATTAACTGTGATTTTGAGCAAGCTAATCAATTACTAGTTACCCCTTTTTATCTAAAGGGGACAGTAATTAAGAACGCTCAACGTGGTAGAACAATTGGGTTTGCTACTGCAAACATTATTCTAGACAATCAGTTAATTGATTTAACTGAAGGGTCTTATGTTTGTAAGGTTATTGTAGACAATAAACCTTACCAAGGGATTTGTTTTGTTGGTAAACCTAAAACGTTTGATGAAACAAAAAGACAGTGTGAAGCTCATATCTTTGATTTTGATCAAGATATTTATGGCAAACAAATCAAGGTTGAGCTTCTTCAGTTTATTAGAACAGCTAGAAAGTTTAATTCACTAGATGAATTAAAAGAAGCAATAGAAAGTGACAAAAAAACCGCTCTTAGTTTTTTTCAAAAACAGCCCAAATCCAAAGTTGTAGTAGCACTATCTGGTGGGGTTGATTCTGCTGTTTGTGCTTATTTGTTACAACAACAAGGTTATGAAGTTGTAGCTGCATTTATGCAAAATTGAGATAAAGATCTTAATTTTGAAATTTTATCTAACCATGCTGATGATGAGATCCAAGGATGTGATGCCAAACAAGATTATGAAGACGCACAAAAACTGTGTGAACAATTAAACATAAAACTTTACCATTTCAATTTTGTTGAACAATATTGAAATGATGTATTCCTTAAAGTTTTAGAAGACTACAAAAAAGGACTTACACCAAATCCTGATGTATTATGCAACCAGTTTGGTAAATTTGGTTGATTCATTAAAGCATTAAAACAACAGTTTGGTAATGATATTAAAATTGCATTTGGACATTATGCCAAACTGGTTAATCAAAATGATGAATCATTTTTAATTCACACCAAAGATCATAATAAGGATCAAACATATTTTTTAACGATGCTTAATAAGAATCAGTTAAAAAATATTATTTTTCCTTTAAGTGAATTAGATAAACCAACAGTAAGAGAGATTGCTAAAAAAGCTAATCTATATGTAGCCAATAAGAAAGATTCCACCGGAATCTGTTTTATTGGCGAACGTAATTTTAAGCAATTCTTAAGTAATTATTTACCAATCAATAAAGGTCCAATTATCTTAGTTGATGAGAATAAGAAGATTGGTGAACATGATGGATTGTATTTTTATACAATCGGTCAATCGAAAAGATTACATGTTGGGGGAACTAAAGAAAAAATCTTTGTTTGCAACAAAAATTATGATAACAACATCTTATATGTTTGTTATGAATCCACTAAGGATTCATACTTAAGTTCACTTAGTTGTGAACTAGATAACTTTAATTGATTAATGAATGATAAACATTCATTACTTAATAAAAAAGTATGAATCAGATTTAGACACCGTCAAAAATTACAAGAGTGTGAAATCGTTTCATATCATGATAATAAAGTAATTGTTAAATACACCAAACAGATCGGTGTAACACCAGGACAATATGGTGTTATTTATGATCAAGATTTATGAGTAGTTGGTGGTGGTAAGATTACTAAGATTATTGAATAA